aatgctattttgttattttgtcgtaatttataaaaaaatagctttatatatttgaatttgcaccaaatagttatattcaaattttctatacatggaatagttttcaaaatattttgacaaatttaaagCTATTATAGACATGAAGAAATTTTCgactatttttctttaaatattgataaaaagttattcattGGTTAAACATTTTCGAAGACAGTGAGGTttctaaaaaactttttatatctgtaaaaaaatattaaaaatacattagaacACTGTTCTTCATAtaccaaaactaaaaaatttaaaaaataaaataaaaaattaacacaattatttttttagtttaaagtttGTACGCCTTATTCAAATCAGTGTATGCTACCAGTTAGACTCGTACTTCAcactttacataattaattaacatgtcTAGCTCCAGCCGCCAAGTCAGCACAGGGAGGTTAGtagacaataattatacgcTTCTCAATGTCAAACGTGCCAGTGCAGCGTTCATTCCGGTTCACCGTAACTGCGCATACATTGTagccattttataataatatatcacctAAACTCCGCAtacaaggttttttttaacacctTAACTCCAcacataagttttttatttttatttaaatacaatatattatgtgaaaataaataattaaatacaaataatatcagaTAGGTAATACCAGAAACAGCATAATCTAAACTATGTATCACtaagatttatataaattattttaaatccataGGTAGTTACAACGAAAAActaattatctaataaaaataataattgtcaataCATGCAACAaatatcgtcgtcgtcgatataaaattaaaattaaatattattaaacgaagctaaactttttacaaaattatatctatcaaTTTCGTTGTCGTTacataattctatttttttatttataaatttcatattagttttttgttgagttctaataattatcttacttttattattattggcagAATTCATTCATATGTAAGAATCTGTGTGCGCagccaatatatttttaacaaaaactgCAGTATTTGAATGTGCTGAAGTAAATAAATCACCAAATTTGGCACGAAAAGACTCACTCAATTAAATAGAtttctaataattactaattttaaatatacatattaatatttaagtaactaCTAGTTAGAGAAATGATCAGTGATCACTGTCGATTCGTTGAATCACAGAAATGGGAAATTAATCGgtagacaataattattgttggttAGACGTTATTgactcaaaagttaataacaattaacaataatattattattatttagcaacaataatatagtatagtataaatatgtataaaatatatattattgtaataatggaatattaatgaCATAATTCAtggaatattttcataaaaaattaaatgaactcCCGTAAtactattagtaaaataaacagaTTTAATCGCAACATCAAAATGAAATGTACTTTATAATGCAAGCTGACTGATCATCTACactcagaattgttttttgtatacaatgatttatcattaaattcaaatttaacatatccacTTTCTACtcaacgtaaaaaaataaaatttttaatgaataatagagTGGTATATCAACCtgtataccttttttttttatcgatgaaTTTACAGTATGAAACTAGATGCTAATTTgtacgtttttgaaaaaaaaaaaaaaattacatatcgattttcatttcataatattggCTTAGCCTTGAATAATAGGGCCTATGTCTAGGGGATTCTTCCCTACACTTATATAAGTGCtggaaaatataatcatataccaGATGTCCAGATACAAATGTTAAATTCAcactagtatataatatataagtatataacttgGTAAACTTTCtacatatagatacatatgcaattgtatacatacatgatacaataatgtgtataatacgaGATTATAAGTGCCATTATCTTGTTGAAAtctgaaatattatacgatattggCGTTATACaccatatgatattatgttacacaatatcgtatataagttacaaattatcgaattattgatgtaaaacagtatttacataaacgtaaaaatcgaacaaaattaataactatttactttTGACACGGTTTTAGGTTAAGTAAAAGTATGATATAAGTGAATACTGTTTGAAAATCGAAACCGTGACGATGAGCAAACACCAAGAAATGGAGTGTCCACCGGCTGCCAACTGTGATGCGGACGAAGACGAATGGAAGAAAATGAGCTTAACGTCAAAAGCAGCCTTCGTGGCCCGAAACGTGACGGTAGAACCGATGCTGGGCGTATTCCAGCTTTCCATGATCATGTCCAGCTTGACCACACAAAATCTGAACATGCAAAAGGCTTGCCGAGTGAACTTGAATCTGGACAAGACGGCGTGCTTTGCCCTGGAGAATAAAAACGCCTCATCTTTCCCGGCCGAAGAGGTGGCAGTGCAGCAAATGGTGACCAAGATGATGTTATGGCAAAGCCTCTTCCAGAACATGATACCGTGTGTTCTGGTGATGTTCGTCGGTTCGTGGAGCGACCGGAACCGGAAGCGGAAGCCGTTCATGCTGTTGCCAATAATCGGCGAGCTCGTGCGCAATATCGGCTTAATTGCTTGCGTGTACTTCTTTTACGAGTTGCCGATGGAGATAGCAGGTATTGTCGAGACGGTCCCATCTGCTATTTCGGGTGGTCTTCCAGTACTGATACTAGCCGTGTTCGCGTACGTGGGGGACATAAGCACAGTGAGTTTATGGCGGATTTTACGATTGCTCATTTCACAAGCCGTTAAATCTCTGTCttcatatataactatattatcttttatattatatctgatGAGAAAATGTGATTATTACGATTCACGGTAAAGTTTAcggaagaaataataatacccattattattattatagtcgcaAAAAACTGTccgtttttcaatttttagtgtgtttttttttcaaattttatttttaatatacttgaaAGATACACGTAATAtcgttatagttatatttaaaattctacaaatttgaataatgttaggtactaacataataatatacattttttattaatataatttttttttaatttttttttacttttttcaatgataataacatacatttttaatttcatattctgaaaCAGAATAAATTGatacatacaatttgaaaTTCGGACTAACAGGCATCGAGTaactatactattttattataactcttataataattgtttgataaaagaataatcGCATTGTCTCGTTACTAAATTCTACTTTATTTacctgtaaataaattatgtgtactacaatatacaaaacaatataaaatgtttttaatgcatACGATTTGTaacttgtatatattatatatcgttgTTCTAGGTTAAAAACAGGACAGTTCGAGTTGGGtttgtaagtttatttttttcggtcAGTGTCACATTTGGATCAGCATTATCCGGCATCGTGTTTCGAGATTATGGTTTTTACGGCGTGTACATTATATCCACTGCATTGTATTTGTTCAGCTtcatatactgtataattgtCATCAAAGATATTAAGCCCGACGTAGAAAAATATCATGGACCCCATAGTGCCGTTGAACATTGCAAAAAATCATTTCTTCTCGAGATAACCGATTTCTTTGACTTGAAACATGTAAAAGAAGCGATTCGAGTTACATTTAAGCGAAGAAATGACGACAACCGAAGAAACGACATTATACTGTTGTTTGTTATCATGGTCATTATTTTGGGTCCTCTGAGCGgttcgtataataaaatattattttataattaattattaaatattcaaatgtaataaatgcTATTTAACTGTGAGTAAATTGAAAACGATATGCAAATaaccaaaaactaaaatatgtagtattatatctcaattatttttacttacgaattcatagtatttttttttatattacataagtatACTAACCtcgcaataaatatttactgcacatacatacttaatatcattgtttattcatagtacctacgtatatatatacagtataactatcaacaattattttgtatcatgTATTTATGCCATACCTTACAagattctatataatattataattttaagtaaaatttatttaaagatcaGTAAAGTTATTCATAGTAATAACAcagacaattaatttatacattcaatttacctgtgaaaaatataaatacatttaagctattaactatagatatctttaaataaatacaactaaaatgtattataacgtATGCATCgcattacatattacatgaataaataatcaaaacgaATAACTGTGTACCTACAGTATAGGTCTTATACgtcgaataaataataataataataataataattgtgcgataaatgttttatttacaaagtAAATGATCAAACtgtgtataaaattacattggaGAGACTATTTCATACAGACGTTACCATtttgagaaataattatttcgtatTACACAGAATGTGTAAGTAGTTATAAAACCGTAGAAAATTGGTATTCTCGCCGAGGCGTCGTTACTTAggcgttttataaatttcataatgtatagTTCTAATGTTATGgaccaaatatttaaactaatcgCATTCTTTTGTCGCGTAATTAAATAGCACGCGTTATTTGAATAAAGCGTATGTGAATATTAATGGACGTGAACGATTTTTTTAGGTGAACAAACATTGATGTATTTGTTGGTTCGAGTTAAATTCGGTTGGAATGAAGTAGACTTCAGTGTCTTCTCCACGTATTACTTTATTTGTAATCTCgtaggtaaattttatttatattactatgccTACTatggcattataatatacagttcaaCTATTATAGAGGCAATAGTcgtcaataactaataataaatgtgtattattgaattctaGGTATTGGATTCGCATTGTGGATTCTGGTTAATCGTTTGGGTATTGACGACAGACTGATCGGAGCAATTGGATGTCTGAGCAAAGGATTGGCTTCTTTCGTTTACGCCTTTGCGCCGACCGAATTTTTATTCTACCTaggtgaatatattatgtttttattattacatccatacaaatataataaaatgcgtAGGTACCTAGTATAGAAAATacgatttgattatattaataaccaacattattatatatttatttcaggtCCGATTGTCGACATTTTTCACGGTACAGCACTTGTTGCATTTAGGGCGATACTCTCAAAACTCGTTCCGGCAAATCAACTAGGTATTGAAAATgaaatccataatattatgaattaaatttcgtGTCACACGTagtgtagttatttttttaaatatatatatgcttaaccattcatattttatatcatacctATTGTATGCAGGCCAAGCGTTGGCGGTATCTTCACTCGTCGAAACTATAGTTCCTGCAATATTCAGACCACTGTAcagtgtaatttattataagacacTACACTATATACCTGGCGCATTTTACGTACTTGGTGGAGTGCTTAATTTTTTCGGCatcattgtttttatgtgAGTAAatgtaatagataaataaataaactgtaaaCATCTTAATCACATTAGTATTTCTAAGACatcaaatcattaataattatgatcatCAACATCTAAAATGAGGTTAAATATCATTGTTACCAGGACCTTGCTCCTTATTAATTAACCGAAACACGAATAAAACATTCTGGACTTTTGAGTCCAaattccattttttattttcaaaatcttcATGTGATATATCATTTTGTCTTTATTTTGTGTAGttagttgtttaataataacaatactataaataagaatatttttacaatgatacaaaaaatattttcttaaaataacttgaaaataaaatccaattaTATCATTTGATTCTGATGAAAGTCTATAAAAtccttataagtaatttagaagaatgaaaaaaaaatggaaaagtaaaatataggaAAACAAAACACAGTAACAATTATAGtttgtagaaaaataataaccatgaAAACATCCCacacaagaaaataatattcagtaataaattatgtaggcgtataatatacgcaatTTCTTGATAAATTTCTACTGGTTAAAATGAATTgtcaattatagtaatattattatattatttcttataactatgatttattactgtataaataaatccTTATAAagccaatataaattataactatagacTTGTATGGTCTGGTGTCGACaactatcaatatattaatagtgatCAATCAATACAAATACCATACATCATAGTACACCTATTTGCTGTgacaatatcatataataatgccaaatactattaaaaaaaaaaaatagtaatagataaatataaaatgtatgataggtacataaatttaCATCAATGATAAGGATACAAATAAAGATCTTCCAATACAACTCTCTCCTATTAGTATAAAtggatttaatttatgaaataataactaatcattattatcatgtaatatttatagtagacCTATTAAGcttacattaatattgatacaattaaaattttaattacatattatgaataatattttttttttctatgatttTATACCTTTTGTCATTAACACGCACAGTAGctgagaatattatattatttatttaataaattatgcaactattattcgtataataactAGGTAGGGGCTGAAATACTTAAATGAGCATTGGAAAGTGAGagtcattttatttcaaatccaATGaaagttgataataataagaagaataaatatttactaattttctaTTCAGATGGATGTACAACCGTACACAACAGAAGAGCGTAAAAACGAATGATTCAGAAATGCCAAAGTTGCAAAATTGATTTAACTCTAAAGTATCACGTCACAATGGATACCCGCAAGATTTTTATACTTCCCTTAATgtgaactatatatatttttttaattaggtatcattttattatattattttgaatgcacatttttttcttaagcaaaatatttcaatattaatctttttaatatttagttttactaacttgtgataattttcaaaatgcatGGAATGtccatttattattctttagtgGTGATAGTCTCGTAcagttgtacataatataacgtatatattcaactaccattattaaaaataatatttttgttttatctattattaatacaatttgtaaaatattcttcAGATTGatgtacaagaaaaaaaaacaaaatgaaaaatgtaaatacgtcGAAGAGAAACAAGCCTTATCGGCAGAACCTAGAAGTGAGCATCCATAAAACCACattgaaatttgttaaaattattaatattgttttaaattatttttacacgaaaaattgttttatttataccctataacatttttttattgtttattattttactagtaaaatatactatatttactacTGCCAACCTAttttacttgtatattataatttatattagctaAGTTTTACTTATTACTGGAACCTATTTTAGagtgtttaaattaaactctATCATGCAGCGAGAGAACACGGTAATTCTGCGCATTCTTACGTAATATTCTGCCATTGATATCACTTGTACTATTGCAGGATGTCTCGTGAGAATGCACAAAAAAACCGATTTTTATCTCGATGGAGTGTAGACTActttatgtattgtttttggaatattttataattattaaattggtacggttatcatatattattattgttagaaatagaaacgtattatttatatacatatatgaatatatttttttttaaattaatataagttatattatataaccatttattaaaaaatatattgatattacaaacattttgtaaaacatattGATTCACCTACCTTCTGTAAGCAAAGCTTGTGTTGAGAGTAGAGAATTATTTtcttagaatctaaaaactatattgacaataatagaaatgaatacaaaatacaaactacatttttaaatttataattcagatgtataaaaattagatgatggtttatttatattaatattattatttactctaaaatatttcttgaaataattatttagacatttgaaatatgttggccctaaataataaatacattcctagcctacatatattttttttatagttacatttaaatcatattttaaagtttcgcgtttacttataatatatgaatgcaATTACATTAagagtgattttttttgtaaaataaagaatatagaatatattttacacagcAAATTAAAAGAAAGTTCAATCAGTTCTTTATAATCATCTTTAGTATATCTGACCTGATTTGTCTTATAAAATACAGATAAGGGCTGTACTTTTTTCTAAAGAAATTAGAGATTTTAGCGTTTTTTCAGAGGCATCAtcatatgtaataatgtaaataatgccacattttagaataaattgataaggtgaagtatattatacgattttaattaTGCCCGAGGAAagaattttattcaaacaaaatagtttatatataataatgcgtaGATGCATatcaataattgataaatgataGTTTCATCTCATATGCAATTTGACATCAAATCTAAATCAAGTGCAATATTTAacgtattttgatacattatgAAGGGCATCAATAATCTCTAGTTATTTTCTAAAtccaaattgaatttttacaacaatttattatcctctaaaaatgtaattaatctaatctttattattttttttaacacttaagcaaaaatacaaattattgatatatgggttatatagtcatatagaaTTTGTTTATctccatttttgaaaaattagaaaaaaaaatttagatattacGATAGTGACTTTAAACTGAGTTGGAAAAACACCTTCTTTTAAACTTatcatacatacaaattaatgaatttgtaatataagatataatgttcttgataaatttaattgaaatattgtcaAATTGTGCCACAGTTTCCCGTTTTTGAGAGCTGAACAGTAAAGTTGAATAACTCTTTCTATAGCTACATCGCCTACATCTTTGgttaacatattatcaaaGTGTTTGTTAAAAAGTTTTGGTGCTtccattattactattttaaattttttaatcaagttgATTGTAATATCAGAAAAACACTTATTGAAAAGATTGCATACGCATACTTTTATTGGATAATTTCGACAATCTATTTTTaccttgttaatttttaaatgtttcataattttattatttatcagttttttaccggtaatttaatttataagtttctatgtagtttttagatttttgagGCAGAATTAAATTTaggcttataataattaattttagctagttttattaaagaattaagtttgtttttgtaatatttataatgtgttgCTAAGGATTGATTGagtggatatttttttacttatgtaTAGATTCCatagtattacattattacgtaAGACATAGTTTAtaacgaataatttataatccatttgaaaaaatatgtttcaactcgttgaatatactataaaaatagaacTGGAATAATCATAATAGGTTTAGGTTATAAATtcgggtaaaaaaaaaattaaattccttaaaaataattattccatgttctttattttttacaaaacataaacaattatataataacgttcAAGTGCCAAGTATCCctacttaaaaatttgacaCTTTTTTCCAGTATAACGTACATGATGATAttaggtttatatttatattaggtacacagaaattaaaaacataacagagtttaattaaattattgtacatgcaatcatattaaagttaatttattttcaacaatatgACTATACAGTAGAAAGAAATTTTGTCGAGTCCTTTTATATAaaggtttaattaataactttgaaTAAAACCAAATTGCAATCATCTTTGTAATATAACAGAATGAATGGACTATCTTATAAagtacaattttgaaaaatttcttaaatttttactcaATAATTTACCAtccaaagataaaaaatacttatttagtaTGATTAGAGAACCCAGAACCATTATATATCTTATCAAAGTTTAAAGCGTAttcattttagataaatatcatttaaagatatttttaaataataaatattttcatgttcATATTGATATTACACAAGGTAATACAAACActcaattgtattatattgttctaaaatttaaatcaaattgttaattgttatttagatGGTAAAGATTGTACACTTTTTCATCAACTAAGTTCCTTGTTTGTACCTACATCACGTTAAGTTACAAAAGATGACAGTGGAAAGAACAATGTGACAAAATACTCTATAAAGGATTcacaaaaaagttttattgaatctgaaaactattttttaagtttaaaaataataatttatcgataCAGCCTTTATCATAGTAATTGGTACACCACTAAAACCCgatcaaaatttaatctactttgattcaataaaatataaagtttttaatattgccCGTGCAAttgatatatgttttaaaatgtttcatttgtTTAACTTTGCAATATCCTTTGCAATCATGTGCAGTTTGGATGttcatacaaaaattttataatatatctactgaATTTGATATACCACACCAATTAGTAACTCAAGTGTTAcactgtttaaataaaataaaataataaattcaatcatatataattcattaaatctaataggtatattaaagtaattttatctatgattatattaaaaatttaaagctaatttatacaatttatgtatctttattatactaaagtatcatattgttttgttgtatttactattttgatttaaatctatgtattatattagttaggtaataaatatttatatctaaaattttgtttataatctttttttttttattattattaaatttcttaagATTTTTCATCTTAAAACAtcttcaatgtttttttttttaagttttgaaatattataattatctgtacttggaaaatgataaatgtatattactatattataataaataattttacattaatgtgTTAACACATTTACTAGTTACCTATCTATGAAAATATCCTGGTTTCAACTCAAATccaatatgtaatatgatgAATTGATTAAATACGTACAACCAGTTTTTTTGaagtgaaaatatttgtaaaattaataaaaataaattatatagcctaaataatattaattattagttaaaatgtatttttttaagatgaagaagtatttatcaatagtattaaattaaaatcattgatgtaataaataatttattaaattgatacaaATTCTATAAACAACttttcaattaattcaattgacaaatttttatttatcaattcgataaaatgtttatgggGTCACtatcaatgatatttttgtcaaattaatgtatatttttattatattgatcgtTATTTTTGGTTGAGTGCATATTTTAGGTCAAAAGTTCTTTTAAATCTAcggaatttatgataaatatatatataaaaagttaatagttttaattttttttttttaatttagaataaattggtacttaaaattatacatttttttatttattatctaagattaattcaaatattaatttatagtttttattcaaaacatacaatacgtataatgtttattatgcctatatatatgtatgcctAGATAGatcatgattataatattgtgttttcataagttttattgtaaatttaaaatttctctaTTTTTTGCAGTCAGAAAAGATATTTGATCATGACTAAATAACTATTGGTTAGTTAgtcaaacaatgaaaaaaaaaatgtttaaattatattatattaatacaaagatATTACATAGGAAGTTGACAAGttgtttacatataatttcagTACCGGTTTCTCTTCAAATCTTAGtaaaacatgtatataatgataaatgacTAGTATGAGTATTGAGTATATTACACGATATGCACTCACACTgaagtttaaagttttaaattgaatattgcgcataaaaaatgtacacatcgatttttaaaatcataattatagatTACTACTGAGTACtcgattattgtttattagcaAAAATGATTATTGGATGATGTCTTATGATTTTGCattaataattgcaataatgtaggtaatttactataaaaattacaaacatgattataatttgcattggatatataattttactgagGCAAAACGCTATAAACAACATAGTTATTATGTAAGCGACTTAAATTGTCTATCTTGGACGCTTCGTTACTATATATTTGCATTCAAGTATTGAAACCCTGATGATTTTATAGGCTTTGCtttgatgtaaaaaaaaatatcaattccAGTTTCgattaaaactgttttaattttgtttattgatttttttttttttttttttaaaccgattaatattatctactaatTTTCATGGAGGCCAGATAAGAATGTAAAATTCTAGAATGTTGCTAAGACCCTActctgaaacaaaaaaaaaaaaaaactatgttctcgaaaaaattgaaatgtacaACTTAGTATAAGTGGTAAGTCCAGTGTAAATAACGTTCCGTATTCAAACATAACCATAAGCTAATAACCTTGTAATTGATGctaagacataataataaaatttaaatatgtaaatttaacgtttatttttaaaaatacaaatgttgtGAAACATTTCACAACATAGTGAAATATTTCAGACTTTCAGACTTTAAAcattaagtatttacaatctttatctatttttatctaatactatcgtgttatatgttatagataatattgtaaaacgtTAAAGTtgttacctaattattatgtcTAATCTATGTCTGGTTACTTGAGTTGCAGTTTTTGTATTTctgcataataatttagtttactcGTGATGcccgattttgttttttcaatgttcataaataaaaggtctttcgtattaaaattgactgatcattattatgtttttcattaCACAATAGTGTAGTACATAGCGTATGTTTCACGTTCACTGCTAGTTTTTAaactggtatataatatattacataatgttaaaaatagattttaattataattccgtgtaatataaataataaactatacaattttaaagtgtcttattttttttttttgtattactattacatatacaattaatagtattatttatgagtTTAAATATCGtagtgaattaataataacccaTAATTACTTAACACATCCAATACAcgatagatttaataataaacacgcataaaaataattgtttacgcAGATAAGTTGTACgtagaatataaattttaatgatttaaaaaaaaatataaccatatctactcattaatttatataaaatgtttatatatgaatatatttactatttatatttatttattcactttaacaacataattaaatggagtattgtttttattttctattacccATCCAAACGAGGTTTATCAACCAATTTGACGGTAAAATCTTCTGAAGCCCCTTCGAGTTCTACCATTACTATAGTGTTGAGTCCAGGAACTAAATATGGAGCTGGAACATATAGTGTGATTTGTGGACCTACTGCTGGCCAATATCTACCGATATTAATGCCATTGATAAACGCAACACCctaaaaataatcgatttgattagttataaattataatacaattttagtaagtatttaaattatatgatttgtatGAATAGTTTTAGGAATAGTATTTagttaggtaaaataaatggtaaatattattttatattcaa
This sequence is a window from Rhopalosiphum maidis isolate BTI-1 chromosome 1, ASM367621v3, whole genome shotgun sequence. Protein-coding genes within it:
- the LOC113560803 gene encoding uncharacterized protein LOC113560803, whose protein sequence is MSKHQEMECPPAANCDADEDEWKKMSLTSKAAFVARNVTVEPMLGVFQLSMIMSSLTTQNLNMQKACRVNLNLDKTACFALENKNASSFPAEEVAVQQMVTKMMLWQSLFQNMIPCVLVMFVGSWSDRNRKRKPFMLLPIIGELVRNIGLIACVYFFYELPMEIAGIVETVPSAISGGLPVLILAVFAYVGDISTVKNRTVRVGFVSLFFSVSVTFGSALSGIVFRDYGFYGVYIISTALYLFSFIYCIIVIKDIKPDVEKYHGPHSAVEHCKKSFLLEITDFFDLKHVKEAIRVTFKRRNDDNRRNDIILLFVIMVIILGPLSGEQTLMYLLVRVKFGWNEVDFSVFSTYYFICNLVGIGFALWILVNRLGIDDRLIGAIGCLSKGLASFVYAFAPTEFLFYLGPIVDIFHGTALVAFRAILSKLVPANQLGQALAVSSLVETIVPAIFRPLYSVIYYKTLHYIPGAFYVLGGVLNFFGIIVFILMYKKKKQNEKCKYVEEKQALSAEPRSEHP